CCGGTCCTGGGCTCACCGGCCATGACCAGGCTGAGTTCCCGCGCGCCGCCGCTCTCCAGCCGCACCGGCACTCCCCAGTCCTGCCGGGTGATGCGGCACGCCGGGTGCTCGGCGCCGTCGTCGCAGCTCGCCGCCTGCGCGACCACCTGCAGCACGCCCTCGGTGACATCCGGAGCGAGCCGGATCTTGCGCGTCAGGTCCGTGCCGGTGCCACCGCCGTCGACGAGCAGCGAAGGCGGCGACGCGCTGATCTCGAGCCGCGTCGACGGGCCGAAGCGGTCGTCCAGCTTCTCGCCGGGTGGCGCCGTGAAGACGACGGAGAAGTCGATCTCGCCCGGTGTGAGCACCGTCGGCGGCCTGCGCACGGCGTGCGCGTCGCCGGTGACGACCGTCGGCTCGGCCGTGGGCAGCGCCGCGATCCGGTTGCCCGCGGACTCGACGACCAGCAGCTCGCCGTCGTGCGGCAGCAGCCCCTGCGGTTCGGCGAGCCCGGTGGCGACCGTGGTCACCTGGCGGGTGAAGACGTCGAAGCGGCGGACGGCGCCGTTGTAGGTGTCGGCGATCGCGATCTTGTCGCCGGGCAGCACGGCGAGGCCGAGCGGGTGCTGGAGCAGCGCCTTGTCGGCCGGGCCGTCGGTGTGGCCGAAGGAGAAGAGGTCGACGCCGATCGCGGTGTGCACCGTGAACGTCTCGCCGTCGGGCTCGATCCAGCGCAGCGCCGACGTCTCCGCGTCGACGAGCCACAGCTTGTCGCCGTCCACGGCCAGGCCGGACGTCTGCGCGAAGAACGCTTCGCTGACGTCGCCGTCTCGGAGACCTTCGACGGTCGTCCCGGCGAAGCGGCGGATCGTGGCCGTGACCGGGTCGAACACGCTCAGCGTGTGGTTGCCCGCCATGGCGACGACGATCCCGCCGGCCGGGCCCCACCAGGCGACGTCCCACGGACTGGTCAGGTCGACCTCGACGCCCTTGCCGGAGTCCGGCCCGTTGCGCCACTGCGCGCCGGTGCCGGCGACCGTGGTGACCTCGCCGGTGATCAGGTCGAGGCCGCGCAGCCGGTGCCCGGCGGTGTCGGCGACCACGGCGTGGTAGCCGACGCGCTCGGCGACGTCGTACGGCAGGAGCGCGATGCCCGACGGCTCGGTGAAGGTCGCGATGTCGAACGGACCGTCCTGGCCACCGCGAGCGCCGCTGCCGAAGCGGCGGATGACGGTCTCGCCGTCCGAAGCGAACTCGACGATCGCGTGGTGCCCGGTGTCCGCGACCAGGACGCGTCCCTCGGCGGTCGCGACGGCCTTGCTGGGGAACCGCAGCTCGCCGGGCTGCTCCTCGACCGGCACGTACGGGCTGCCGCCGCGGCGGAGCGTCCCCTTCGCTTCGTGCTTCGTCACGAGGTCCGCGATGACACGGCGAAGCGCCTCTTCGTGCCCTTCGCCCGCCGCCACGTGCACGACGTACCCCTCGGGGTCGACGACGACCAGCGTCGGCCACGCGCGGACGGCGTACTGCGACCACAGCTCCATCTTCGGGTCGTTGACGACCGGGTGGTGCACCTCGTAGCGGCGGACCGCGGCTTCGATCGAGGCGCGCTCGCCCTCGTGCAGGAACTTCGGCGAGTGGACGCCGATCGTGACCAGCACGTCCGCGAATTCCGCTTCGAGCGGACGCAGCTCGTCGAGCACGTGAAGGCAGTTGATGCAGCCGCTGGTCCAGAAGTCCAGCAGGACGATGCGCCCGCGTAGCCCGGTGAGGGTGATCGGGCGGTCGCCGGTGTTCAGCCAGACGTCGCCGCGCAGCTCGGGGGCAC
This window of the Amycolatopsis balhimycina FH 1894 genome carries:
- a CDS encoding NHL domain-containing thioredoxin family protein, yielding MRAPELRGDVWLNTGDRPITLTGLRGRIVLLDFWTSGCINCLHVLDELRPLEAEFADVLVTIGVHSPKFLHEGERASIEAAVRRYEVHHPVVNDPKMELWSQYAVRAWPTLVVVDPEGYVVHVAAGEGHEEALRRVIADLVTKHEAKGTLRRGGSPYVPVEEQPGELRFPSKAVATAEGRVLVADTGHHAIVEFASDGETVIRRFGSGARGGQDGPFDIATFTEPSGIALLPYDVAERVGYHAVVADTAGHRLRGLDLITGEVTTVAGTGAQWRNGPDSGKGVEVDLTSPWDVAWWGPAGGIVVAMAGNHTLSVFDPVTATIRRFAGTTVEGLRDGDVSEAFFAQTSGLAVDGDKLWLVDAETSALRWIEPDGETFTVHTAIGVDLFSFGHTDGPADKALLQHPLGLAVLPGDKIAIADTYNGAVRRFDVFTRQVTTVATGLAEPQGLLPHDGELLVVESAGNRIAALPTAEPTVVTGDAHAVRRPPTVLTPGEIDFSVVFTAPPGEKLDDRFGPSTRLEISASPPSLLVDGGGTGTDLTRKIRLAPDVTEGVLQVVAQAASCDDGAEHPACRITRQDWGVPVRLESGGARELSLVMAGEPRTGE